ACAGGTCTTCTGTACTCCATTCTAAAATAATCAATTGACTCAATCCAGTTGGGATGATTCCTATATTATTATTTTCTATGTACAACCAAATATCTTTCAATCCTGTGGGATTCAAGATGGCATGGTATTACAATCCAACTTTTCCCTGTTCTGATGTTTTTGGAATCCCACGAATCAAAGAGGCCTACATTACAAAGACGTAacattttttgcccgtaataaaTGTGCCAGACCACCTAGGAAAGAAGATAGCATGCAGCTTTTTCATCGATGTGAACTGCGATAGATACAAAATGACTGACAAATCATACCTTTCATTGGTAGCAGCTCAGCTATGTCATGACTCAGTGCTGGAACAGCATTAGGTAGATGAGATTTATCAAAATGAACTTGTCCATTGATTGATACTTCTCTTATTTCCTTCACTTGCGGGAGCTTGAAGTCAGATGGGCTGTCCCATGGAGAACATGGGAAAGGCCTTGCATGGCTTGGATCTTTATTCCAGACAAAACTTATTTGCCGTCTATCATCTGTAACATCAATGGCAAAAGCATTTATTATCGGTAAAAGGTATaagaaagtaaaaaaaaattcaaacgaCTAGCTATCATCTCATATATCAACTATTGAAGATAATTTCTGACTAATCATGGCATTATCGAAAGCCGAAACTCATACCTAGCTCAAACACAATTTATTGAAGAAATTCAACTCACAATCAGCcaattaagcataaataacagtAGTTTCAGTATGATGTGGTGTGGAGTGCAAGGAAAAATACAAATCCCGCATAATTACCCACTTAAAGTATGGACATATTACCAAACATCAATGACGACGGGAGCCTTGCCGGTGCAAAGGAGAATGCGTCCGGCTGTGGCTTCCTGCGCCGAGCATTGTGGTCGGACAGTCGCCTCCGGCAGCTCCTCTTCTTCTGGTCGAACTCCGACAGCGCATGGAACCTTGATGACCAAAAACCAGGCAATCAGCAAAACCACAGACAGTACTACATATATAGACTACTTATATATGTACCAACTAAGATCTAAGAGTATGCATACACAGAAGAGAAATCTTGACACAGTAACTGAATCACAGTAGCCACAGCACAACAGAATTTTCAGCCCAAAAGTGCACACGCGCGCGGGACAAGTGCCCTGCCAAAACTGGAAACAGGTCTTGCACAGCCGTTCAGCCATGCCATGCAGCACGATTCTCCACAGGTCGACAGTACTATAATTGTGGGGAAAAGGCATCTTCGCCTCCCAAATCGGGAAACAAGCCGTACCCGCACAGGATAACCGCAGTTTCCGGACACACACAAAACCACAAGGTTCCCGGATTATAATCAACTGACGACGAACGAAATTATAGCGCGGCGCGTTTGCaccatggtctaaggaagtgcgGAGTTCGCAGATAGACGGGGGGTCGTTGAATCTCCTGCTTCCCGGAATTCCAAGAACGAAAGACACGCGCGGAGTAGAGCAAGAGCAATCACAAAAAAGTCGAGCTTGCAGCTTTGCAGTGAGAGGGAGGGAGAAACAGAGAGGGCAATCGCAGAAGTCAAAGAAAAGCACGGCCCCGGCGAGCAACCAGGGTGCAAGAACAAACTCCGGCGAACAAGCTCGGAGCGCCAAGAAACACCCACCGGCTGCACTGCTGGCAGAAGCGGCGCTCCTGGCCGGCGACGACGACGCGGGGGAACTTGGTGTGGGCCTCGCAGACCCGGTGCTTCCGGTGGTACTCCTTCGCGTCGCGGAGCTCGACCCCGCAGCCCTCCACCTGGCACCTcacgccccctcctcctccgcctcctccgccggcccccttccccctggCCCGCTTCTCCTTcccgcgcctccccgccgcctcgccggaggaGCCCGGCGCGGCGGCGTCGCCCCAGTCCCAGAGGAGGTGGGGCGGGGAGAGCGGGGTGGACTTCGGGGCCGTCCACTCCATGCGGGGCGGGGGCTTGGTTGGTCAGCTTGGGATTTGGGGATCGAAGAGGAGATGAACAGTGTGGACTGTGCAGGAGAAGAAGAGAAGCAGAGATGGGGGAAGAGAGACTTGGAATAGAAAAGGCAAGTCTTTTTTAGTGTTCGgtcccctctctctctcatttTTCCCTTTCCTGTTCTTTCCCACCATTTTTCTATGCTTGGCTTGCCCTAAGTGGATTGTGGATAGCTGGAAACAGCTTGTGCATTTTCACAACTTATTTTGGATGCTCTGTCTAATTAACATTAACTTTAAGAAGGAAAAAAAATCTAATTTACATCAAACTGATTTTGGCCAAAAGGAAAAAAATTATCTGGATAAAGTAAACAAAACCCGAATATGATCTCCAAGTTGCTTCATTTTTTGTCAAATTAAATATTTTTCAAATCATTTGGATAAACATAATCATTCTCATACACCTTACCCATGTACTCCTTCCATTCCTAAATACGGAGTATAAGtcatttttagagattccactataaattacatatggagcaaaataaGTGAACATGTACTCTAGTCTATATACATTTGAATGTAGTTTCTATAGTAGAATcttatttaggaatggagggagttgTATAATTTAAACGCTAAGAATCGCAGTAATATTTTACAAAACAATATACATTATGGTGATGTTGAATATGTATATGTGCATAGTCATGGACTAAGTAGGAGTTACAAAAAAGTTTGGCAACTGACAATTCGTAATAAGTAGAAATTTTCTCATTAAAATTCTGCAAATTGAACAACCTACACAAAAATTTACAAGAATTATGATGATATGAAGATTTATGAAAGTCATTTAGATCAAAAGGCTCTTATTCCACAACCTTTTACAAAATGACAGGATTTTTGCATTTATTAAGAAGAAAAGGAGTTGCCAGTTAATTAGGAAAACCCGAGTGAAAACCAGGTTGTCCAGTTAATTATGAAAAAACGAACAAAAAACCATCACAACCGTTGAGCGGCACACATAAGATACCCCACGCACACCACTCCGAAGAGGGACTCGCCGAGACAGCACACATGCGTCACCATCATCAATCCTCCCCTAGAGGCATCATCGTTTACGATGGCGACAACCTTTTCATCGTCAgggaataaataaataaataaatacaaGTAAACTTTGACCTATGATAACCCGTTATTGTATACAAGTCATTCGAACCAAAAGTCTCATATTCTCTAGGCCTTGTTCAGTTCCTTGAGATATGAAGGGGTTTGGAGGAGATTGAGAGGGATTAAACCCTATACAAGTCAAATCCACGTTAATCCACTCCAATCGTCCCCAATCCACTTGTGGGAGGTATTAACCGAACAAGCCCCTAGTGATCTTTTCATCGTCTACAGTGGTGGAAAACATTTGTTTCGTTTCATTGGCGTGCACGAGAACTCGATAGGAACACGGCAAAGTAAAGAGCATCTTCAATAAATAGGGCATTTTTACACCATGAGGACATGAGTGGCAAAAACGGTGCACCAATAGGTGCCCTGTAGGCAAAAAGTATTACTCTAAATTTACAACACCTGCAAAATACATCACCAAGTGTT
The sequence above is a segment of the Aegilops tauschii subsp. strangulata cultivar AL8/78 chromosome 6, Aet v6.0, whole genome shotgun sequence genome. Coding sequences within it:
- the LOC109772331 gene encoding squamosa promoter-binding-like protein 4 → MEWTAPKSTPLSPPHLLWDWGDAAAPGSSGEAAGRRGKEKRARGKGAGGGGGGGGGVRCQVEGCGVELRDAKEYHRKHRVCEAHTKFPRVVVAGQERRFCQQCSRFHALSEFDQKKRSCRRRLSDHNARRRKPQPDAFSFAPARLPSSLMFDDRRQISFVWNKDPSHARPFPCSPWDSPSDFKLPQVKEIREVSINGQVHFDKSHLPNAVPALSHDIAELLPMKGPDASVTASKLGGAPDLQHALSLLSASSCGLPDPVQQASCLVQFTGASQNSRGPSPHGGSPPSASCAEGQPMVPSPQFVRFTMDGASSGYESTFFGVNRMN